gttggtgtcgtaagccacctcctctttttaaaaatgatcgttcacagtggacatagatggcttctttcactccttcGACAATGGCATGTTAACTGAGACTTCATATCTCTGTTATTTCTATTCTGTGgattaatgtaaaaataaatgttttaaaagcaaCCAAGACTGAGCCATGGTCCGGTATTCTGTCCCAGCCATGGCTAATGCAAATACAGCCTAAataccgtattttccgcacCATAGGGCGCAGTtgaaatcctttaattttctcaaaaattgacaatgcgccttataatctgctgcactttatgtatgaattctggttgtgcttactgacctcgaaccgattttatgtggtacacggcgctcaaaaagctatcaaaaaatgttttagtatgactttggtgAGCTATGAACCTGCACTGCTtaatggattgtcggagcattacggctactgtagacaggagtaatctgggtccaaaactccgtcagCTTCAGGTCttaaagtcaaacgaacactgtggCATccctgagagttaaaaactgtctaaattttttcatctttaataaaatgatcagtgttgctgctttaccaggtgtaacaataaagtttaacatGCAGgaatccatgaaaacagaatttattaaatttatttataaatttatttattaaattgagtaagaagttagcaggaaggtAAGCCACATAAGCTGTGAATTCGCATACAAGAGAAAACACAACTAAAATCCTTACACTTACGTTAAGTTGAAGTGTGCTACCCTCTGTTAAAGCTTTGAATCCACACTCATGAACTAAAGACACGTTAATATTAGGCTGATTATACAAATTCAGTTCATTATAATTCAATTTGTGGTTCTATAGATTTTTTCTTGTTAGTTTGCCGCATAAACAGTAGTCCAGATGTTTCTGACACCTATACTTAATGTATCTAATATATCTAATAAACATTCACATAAAACagcattaaaatttaataatagACATACATAGCTCCatatgcatgtgtctgtgtgtcactGAAATGTAAAGTAAAAGAAGGTGAGATTTACCTTGTTGGATTTGTGAAGGGTCACTAGTTTGGCTATTGTGGCGCTTCGCTGGACTACTTGAGAAAGAACCTGTTGGGTACAATGGGATaacacatttacaattttttttttaaaaggtttcaaACTTTACATATTGAATATTTCCTGGAGTTGGATACCTTAACACCTGGTCAGTAATACAATCTTACATTCTAACAGTGAAGAGCTAAATTTACCTGATCTTTTCTCTGGATGGTCTGGAGTGGAGGTAGGAGAGGGTGGGGACATCACTGCACTACTGGCAGTTATATCTAATAAACATTCACGTAAAACagcattaaaatgtaataatagcCATACATAGCTCCatatgcatgtgtctgtgtgacatTGGAGTGTAAAGTAAAAGAAAGTGAAATTTACCTTGTTGTATTTGTGGAGGGTCACCAGTTTGGCTGTTGTCACTACTTGACAAAGATCCTGTTGAGTACAAGGGCATAACACATTtacaagaaataaaaaacaaaaatcttatGAATGTATCTAAAAATCTTAACTGTACTCTAGTaataatcagtgttgggcaagttactctgaaaaagtaattaattatagttactagttagttcttcaaaaaagtaactgagttagtaactgagttacaatattctaaaagtaattaattacttgaaaagtaactattgcgttactttaaaaaaacgtttaaccctctggggtccaggttataattggccatttttgactacttttgatttgacctctacatttcacctttaaaaactatgtactttgccttgtttggtatcattcttttcagcacaacctcaaatgtctgaatttacagttatgttttcattttgacatactgtattaacaaaATTGATCTAAaaccagacaaaaaacataaaatccgagtagaaaaagttatattttttactgtaacaaccacaaacatttttctgctgtctttctctctctctctttctctctctctctctctcgccgtcactcctaaaacttccccctcttcctaaacaaccaaatttcatgttgccatatcattttttgattggtcgacatggtacagttttccaccaacacgaacgggctgttttttgtgtttttggtttttttggtcataagcagagagtgcttgctggcgctgtccttagacagtaaacgtgacgaaactattgaggaaaaaacgccgcgtatatattgtttatcatgactctggttttacgtggcctatcaacacaatttataaactggtatatatcaccttgttgctttgtaatattcaagtggtcatgtgattggcttaccacgactactttattcttcctcagtcaaacagcagcactcatgcgattgttttgcccccttagctccaggtgttgtgccaaaaagtgatcgtctgccagaaagtgattgccgcgCAGCTGCATAAAGCTGttgcgcccagattacttacagctacttctgtgcaactgatataaggtgaggtaagctgaagacagcttcaaacGTCTGTTTAAAAATACTAAAGTGACCGCaaagcattttcttgttagtaacggtaatgacgttgtaacgataggaatagtaattagttagattactcgtttatgaaaaaagtaacgccgttagtaacgccgttattcccatcactggtaatAATTTACCATATAGTCATATACCACAGTTATATACTATATGTAAGGGGTTTCTGCAAATCATTTACACTTTGTTGTAATACCACTAAAAGTTGACTCTGGAACATTTAGCGGCAAGAAAATTTTATGACTGCACTTGTCAGACAGCAGGCATCTATTCACGATACCATGCTGGAATTCACagagctcctgagagcgacacattttttcagaaatgtctgtagaagcagtctgcatggctaggtgcttgattttatacacctgtgaccATGGAACTGATtagaacacctgaattcaatcatctggatgggtgagtgaatacctttggcaatatagtgtgtATAAGAGTGTATtgagttagattttttttacatataataAATGAATATTGAATATTGGCTGGagttgatatatatatatatatatatatatatatatatatatatatatatatatatatatatatgtatatgtatatatatatatatatatatatatatatgtatatatatatatatatatatatatatatgtatatatatatatatatatatatatatatgtatatatgtatatatgtatatatatatatatatatatatatgtatatatgtatatatatatatatatatatatatgtatatatgtatatatatatatatatatatatatatatatatatgtatatatatatatatatatatatatatatatgtatagagCACATTTTAGCCACAATGTTTaggagtgtttatgggaatttttgagcattctttcggaaacacatttgtgaggtcagacgcTGATGTTGGACAAGAAGGCCCAGCTCACAATCTCCACTCTAATTGTTCCCACAGGTGTTCTGTTGGGTTGAAGTCAGAACTCTGTAcgggccagtcaagttcttccacaccaaactggCTAATCCACATCTTTATGGACTTTGCTTTGTGCAGTGGTGTGCTGTCATGTTGGAGCAGGAAGGGGCCCTCCCCAAACAGCTCCAACAAAGTTGGGAGAATGAAATgatccaaaatgtcttggtttGCTAAAACATTAAGATTAAATGTCACTTGAACTAAGGgaccaaaaaacccccacaccataatcccccgctccaccaaactttacagcATCTAACACTTTGCATTACACTCAGAGGAGTAAAGCTTGGATCTAGCTGCTTGGCTATGGAAATCCATCCCATGAAGCTCTGTATGCACTGTTCTTTGAACTAATCTGAAGTCTGTAGCcattgactctgcagaaagttggcaaCCTCTTTGAACTATGAACATGCGCTGAACCTACTCTATGATTTTACATAGCCTACCATTTGGTGGCTAAGTTGCGGTCATTCTCAATCATTTACACTTTGTTGTAATACCACTAAAAGTTGACTCTGGAATATTTAGCAGCGAGAAAGTTTTACGACTGCACTTGTCAGACAGCAGGCATCTATTCACGATACTATGCTGGAAGAGCGAcaaattttttcagaaatgtctgtagaagcagtctgcatggctaggtgcttgattttatacacctatGACAATGGAAGTAATTGGAACACCTTAAATAAGTCGTCTTTGTGAGTGAATACTTGTGAATACTTCATACAATATAGTGTGTATAACAGTGTATTAAGTTAGAtttttgagatatttttaaCATATAATAAGTGAATATTGAATATTACCTGGAGTTGGAAACACCTGGTCAGTAATACAACCTTACATTCTAACAGTAAAGAGCTAAATTTACCTTGTCTTTTCTCTGGGTGGTCACACTTGAAAGTAGTAGAGTGTGAGGAGTGCAATGCACTACTGGCAGCTGTTttcaataaacatttaaaacagcattaaaatttaataatagCCATACATAGCTCCATatgcatgtgtctgtgagtgACTGGAGtgtaaagtaaaagaaaatgagatttaccttgttgtgtttgtggagggTCACTAGGTTGGCTATTGTGACTACTTGACAAAGAACCTGTTGAGTACAATGACATAACACATTTacaagaaatgaaaaaagaaatcttatGAACGTATGTAAAAATCTTAACTGTATTCTAGTGATAATTTACCATATAGTCATATACCATAGTTATATATAATATGCAAGGGGTTTCTGAAAATCTATCCTGTAAATGACAATATAGCAGCAACATACCATGGCTGAGTCATGGTCAGATATCGTGTCTATTCAGTATTGAAGACATGGGTTATGCATATTCAACATAAATGGACTGGATCAGATAAAAAGCTTTAGTTATGTTAAGTTGAAGTGTGCTACCCTCTGTAAAAGCTTTGAATCTGCACTCATGAAATTAAGACACGCTAATattagactaaaaaaaaaaaaacaactggttCAAAACCTTTCTCCTGGTCCTGCAATGGTTGAGATTTCCTGAAGTCCTCCAGTAGATTGATATGAGCAGCAAGAAAATCTTGCACTTTATTCATTTGGGTCTTCATttccttcaacattttcaggTAGTTGACTAAGACTCTATTTTCCGTTAAGGCAGCTGGATGAAAAGTTTAAGGTTATGTACAAGAATCTGCATGTCATATTTTCAATTTGCACCAAAACAccataaatccatccatccatctattttcttccatttatccAAATCCGAAAATGcaagagccaaaaatgttagcaGGCTGTACTTACCACTGAGAGATTCATGTGGGATGAAGTCCTTGAATTCTTCTATGGGCACATCAatttgtttctgaaacaaaataacaaaaacaaataaaagtgttTATTGTCCAGATCTGACTTTCTATATGTGTTACACATGTCCATCTGAATCTCTCTCCCATACACAGCTTGCTTGCTTACCTGCGTGTGTATTATAGCAAAGATTTCAATTCTCTGTTTGGCATTTTTAACTCCAGGGAACAGCAAACCCAGGTCTTGTAAAGTCAGTAACTGGAGATCTGAGTCAGCTCTCAAACCTGCCTCTGAAAGATCAGATCTGTTATTGattaaataaatggtaaatggcctgtatttgtatagcgcttttcttagtccctaaggaccccaaagcactttacacgttcagtcatacacccattcacacactggtgatagcaagctacattgtagccacagctgccctggggtgcactgacagaggcgagggtgccggacactggcgccaccgggccctctgaccaccaccagtaggcaatgggtgaagtgtctcaacgaccgagactgtccgagccggagctcgaaccggcaaccttccgattacaagacgaactgccaactcttgaacCATGATCATCTCCTGATTATACAAATTAAAGTTAttattgtttgttgttgtcatttgtcACTGTATGAatataattgaattgaattataatTCAGTTTGTGATGCTGCTGGGTTTTTTCTTATTAGTTTGCGGTGTAAACAGTAGTCCAGGTGTTTCTAACACCTATACTCATTTGTTGCAACAATGGAGCCTACATACTgtaatatatttatgtatatttacCTCTTATTTACTCTAGTAGTGTAgaataaatattttcaaaacaCTGCCACTTACCTTCCAGTACAGAGGCTACTTTTCCATCCTTGTGTCTTATTTCTGTAAGCAAACCATCCATGATTTCGCCtgcagaaaagaagaaaaaatcagAGAAAATGGAGGTTGGACATTTCACATACGGTATAGttcctgtttttgttctccTGTTGGATCGACATGACATGTGAACAACACAGAAACAGAGCTGCTGTGCCAGCTGGGCCTGCAGGAGCAAAGGAGAAGATGCTggaatgaaaaaaaacccctcaataCTGTTAGATGTAGATATTTTTGATCACATTGTCAGTCTATTCTAGCTTGATCCAAAAAAACCCACCTTTTACAGTCAAAGAAAGGTGAAACTAGACTGACTAAACTCTTTGGTCATGCTATGATGTGGCAGGTACTTTAAGCAACCATTGGTTATTGGAGTACATGAGCAGCCCCGGCCAGTATGACCACTAAAACCCTGGGTCCTAAATATCCAATATCCATGCATTCTGTGTTAAAGGTATATGTCATTTCTACACTACAAGTtaagcacatttgtgaggtcagacgcTGATGTTGAACAAGAAGGCCCAGCTCACAGTCTCCTCTCTAATTAATCCCAAAGGTGCATTGTTGGGTTGAAGTCAgaactctgtgcaggccagtcaagttcttccacaccaaactggCTAATCCACATCTTTATGGACTTTgtttgtgcactggtgtgctGCCATGTTGGAGCAGGAAGGGGCCCtccccaaactgttccaacAAAGTTGGGAGAATGAAATGATCCAAAACGTCTTGGTTTGCTAAGAATTTAAGAGTTAACGTCACTTGAATTAAGggaccaaaaaaacccccacaccATAATCTCCctctccaccaaactttacaatATTGCACTCAGAGGAGTAAAGCTTGGAACTAGCTGCTTGGCTATGGAAATCCATCCCATGAAGCTCTGTATGTACTGTTCTTGAACTAATCTGAAGTCTGTAGCAACTGATTCTGCAGAAAGTTAGCGACCTCTTCGAACTATGAACATCCGCCAAACCTGCTCTATGATTTTACGTAGCCTACCACTTggtggctgagttgctgtcattGCCAATCatttccactttgttataatgGATCAtataaaaagctttaaaaataaaaaactttacTTACGTTAAGTTGAAGTTTGCGACCCTGTATTAAAGCTTTGAATCTGCACTCATGAAATTAATACACGTTACTAttaggcaaagaaaaaaacaggtttAAAACCTTTGTCCTGGTTCTGCAATGGTGGAGATTTCCTTAAGTCCTCCAGTAGATTGATATGTGCATCAAGGAAATCTTGCACTTTATTCATTTGGATCTTCATttccttcaacattttcaggTACTTGACCAAGATCCCATTTTCGGTTAAGGCAGCTGGATGGAAAGTTTAAGGTTATTTACAAGAATCTGCATGTCATATTTTCAACTTGCACCAAAACAccataaatccatccatccatcgattttcttccacttatccaaatCCACAAATGCAAGAGCCAACAATGTTAGCAGGCCTGGATGGAAAGTTTTGTATGAGTTATAGTTTGTATAAGTTATGTACAAGAATATCCATGTCATATTTTAAAACTGCACCGAAAGATcctaaatccatccatccatccatccatccattttcttctgcttatctaaATCCATCAAATGGAAAAGCCAACAATGTTAGCAGGCCTGTACTTACCCCTGAGAGATTCATGTGGGATGAAGTCCTTGAATTCTTCTATGAGCACATCAATTGGTttctgaaacaaagaaaaacaaaccaaagtgtttattgtccAGATCTGACTTTCTATATGTGTTACACATGTCCATCTGAATCTCTCTTCTCTCAGTTACAGTTACTCGGTTGCTTGCTTACCTGCGTGTGTATTATAACAAAAATTTCCCTTCTCTTTTGGAAATTTTCAACTCCAGGGAACAGCTCACCCAGCTCTTGTAAAGTCAGTAACTGGAGATCTGAGTCGGCTCTCAAATCTGCCTCTGAAAGATCAGAACTGTTATTGATCAAGTAGTCTCCTGATTATACAAATTTAGTTCATTATAATTCAATTTGTTgttctgttgctttttttcttgttagttTGAGGCAAAAACGACAGTCCAGTGGTTTCTGACACCTATACTCATTTGTTGCAACAACAGAGCCTACTTACTGTAATATACTTATGTATATTTACATCTTCTTTACTTTGATAGTGTAGAATAAATATTCTCAAAACACTGCCACTTACCTTCCAGTACAGAGGCTGCTTTTCCATCCTTGCGTCTTATTTCCTTAAGCAAAATATCCATGATTTTGCctacagaaaagaagaaaaaatcagAGAAAACGGAGGTTGGACATTTCACATACTGTATAGTTCCTGTTTCTGATCTCCTGTTGGATCGATGTGACACCTGAACAACGTGGAAACAGACCTGCTGTGCAATGTACCTTGAACTAAAGGATGAAGCCAAACTCCTGAAAAAACCCCCACACTATAATGCCCTCTCCAcaaaactttacacttggcacagtgcagtcagacaagtacttTTCTCCCAGCAACCATCAAACCCAGATTCATCCATCAGATTGCCAAATGGAGAATCGTGATTTGTCATGCCAGAGACACGTCTCCGCTGCTCCAGTAATGGCGTAATTTACACCTCTACATCTAACACTTTACATTATACTCAGTGGAGTAAAGGATTTAGCTGCTTGGCTATGGGAATCCATCTCATGAAGCTCTGTGGGGTTAGGGTTCTTGAACTAATCTGAAGTCTGTAGCaactgactctgcagaaagttggtgtACACTATTAACTTCCGCATCTGCTGGTGGCTAAGTTGCTGTCATTGCCAATCatttccactttgttataatgtcgctaacagttgactgtggaatatttagcgGCAAGAAAATTTTACGACTGCACTTGTTAATCAGCAGGTGTCTTTTCATGATACCACGCTGGAATTCACAAAGTTCCTGAGAGCGACCTATTCTTTCAGAAATGtctgtagaagcagtctgcatggctaggtgcttgattttatacacctgtgaccATGGAAGTGATTAgaacaactgaattcaacatCTGGATGAGTGAGTGAACACTTCTGGTAACATAATGTGTATAAGAGTGTATTGAGTTAgatttttgagattttttttaacatataataAGTGAATATTAATTATTGGCTGGAGTTGAAAACCATAACACCTGGTCAGTAATACAACCTTACATTCTAACAATGAAGAGCTAAATTTATCTTGTCTTTTCTCTGGATAGTCTCGAGTGGAGGTAGGAGAGGGTGGGGACATCACTGCACTACTGATACTTGCATTTAATAAACATTCATGTAAAAcatcattaaaatgtaataatagcCATACATAGCTCCatatgcatgtgtctgtgtgtcactGAAATGTAAAGTTGCAGCAAAaatttctggcacaacttcacctacttccaaggtgcatggagaGGATGAAAGAATTCACAatgcaggaactccagcaacgcttgtggccttcatcagggtcaattattaaagttgttcatcttccctcaagtgttgctggagttcctgcatACTGAAATGTAAAGTAAAAGAAGGTGAGATTTATCTTGTTGTATTTGTGGAGGGCCACTAGTTTGGCTATTGTGGAGCTTTGCTGGACTACTTGACAAAGAACCTGTTGAGTACAAGGGCGTAACACATTtacaagaaataaaaacaaatcttatGAATGTATGTAAAAATCTTAACTTTAGTCTAGTAATAATTTGCCATATAGTCATATACCATAGTTATACTATATGTAAGGGGTTTCTGAAAATCTATCCTGTGAATGACAACACAGCAGAATTTCGATGGACTTTAGCTTTTCCATGTGTTTGTGATTCATGTGCAAAAGTTAACACTTGAAAGCAGACTGCTAATTTTgtgacaaaaaaatataaatcagaTAAAATTTCACAAATGTTTACTGGATTTAAGCATGAAATGCATCAGTCCAGCACTTTTATGAACAATTCTAACcacagagaaataaataaaatcaactaAATGAAGCCAACAGTATTTCAGTTACTGAGTAAAAAAATGGATGCCTGTTAATCTGTCCATGACATGGACAGAATATGTATGTTAATTGAGACTTAATGTCTGTGTTATTTCCATTCTGTGGATTCATGTAAAAATAGATGTTAAAGCAAACAAGACTGAGACGTTGTCAGATATTGTGTCCATTCAGTATTGAAGACATGGCTTATGCATATTCAGCATAAATGGACTGGATCAGATAAAAAAACTTTACTTACATTAAGTTGAAGTTTGCTACCCTGTGTTAATGCTTTGCACTCATGAActtaaaacatgttaatattagGCTAAATATAAAGAACTGGTTTAAAACCTTTGTCCTGCGATGGTTGAGATTTCCTCAAGTCCTCCAGTAGATTGATATGAGCATCAAGGAACTCCTGCACTTTATTCCTTTGGGTCTTCATttccttcaacattttcaggTAGTTGACCAAGACTCCATTTTCGGTTAAGGGATCTGGATGGAAAGATTTGTATAAGTTATGTACAAGAATCTGCATGTCATATTTCAAAACTGCCTCAAAACACCataaatccatccatctattttcttccgcttatccaaaTCCATCAAATGCAAAAGCCAACAACGTTAGCAGGCCTGTACTTACCGCTGAGAGATTCATGTGGGATGAAGTCCTTGAATTCTTTTATGAGCACATCCATTGGTttctgaaacaaagaaaaacaaacaaaaaattctgattaaaaagtgtttgttGTACACTTCTAACTTTCTATATGTGTTACACATGTTCATCTGAATGGCTCTCCTCTCAGTTATACACAGCTTGCTTGCTTACCTGCTTGTGTACTACATCAAAGATTTTCCTTCTCAGTTTGGCATTTTTAACTCCAGGGAACAGCTCACCCAGGTCTTGTAAAGTCAGTGACTGGAGATCTGAGTCAGCTCTCAAACCTGCCTCTGAAAGATCAGATCTGTTATTGATCACGTAGTCTCCTGATTATACAAAttcactttattattattcaattTGTGGTCccgttgttttttcttcttagtTTGCAGCATAAACGGTAGCCCAGGTGTTTCTGACACCTATACTCATTTGTTGCAACAAGGGAGCCTACTTACTGTAACtatgtatataaatatttacatcTTATTTACTCTGACAGTGTAGAATAAATATTGTCAGAATACTGGCTCTTACCTTCCAGTACAGAGGCTGCTTTTCCATCCTTGCGTCTTATTTCCTTAAGCAAAATATCCATGATTTCACCtgcagaaaagaagaaaaaatcagagaaaacagaggtTGGACATTTCTCATACTGTATAGTTCCTGTTTCTGTTCTCCTGTTGGATCGACATGACACCTGAAAAATGTGGAAACAGAGCTGCTGTGCAATTTACCTTGAATTAAGGGACGAAGCCCAACTCTCGAAAACCCCTCCACACCATAATCCCCTCTCCACCCAACTTTCCACTtggcacagtgcagtcagaGAAGTACTTTTTCAGCAACCATCAAACCCAGATTCATCCATCAGATTGCCAAATGGAGAATAGTGATTCATCACGCCTCCCCTGTTCCAGTAATGGCATACTTTACACCTCTACTTCTAGCACTCTGCATTACACTCAGTGGACTAAAGCTTGGATCTAGCTGCTTGGCTATGGAAATCCATCCCATGAAGCTCTGAATTCACTGTTCTTTAAACTAATCTGAAGTCTGTAGCCATTGACTCTGCAGGAAGTTGGCAGCCTCTGTGCACTATGAATTTCTGCATCCGCTGAACCCACTGTGTGATTTTACGAGATCTACCACTTGGCAGCTGAGTAGCTGTCATttccaatcacttccactttTACCAAAAGATGGCTAAcagttgactgtggaatatATAATATTGAGAAAATTTCACTATGCACATGTCAGACAGCAGGTGTCTTTTGACAATACCACTTTGGAATTCACAGAGCAATtagaacacctgaattcaatcatctggatgggtgagtgaatacgTCTGGCAATATAGTGTGTATAAGAGTGTATTAAGTTAAGATTTTTTAACATATAATAAGTGAATATTGAATATTGCCTGCAGTTGGAAACCTTAACACCTGGTCAGTAATACAACCTTACATTCTAACAATGAAGACCTAGATGTACCTGGTCTTTTCTCTGGATGGTCACAAGTGGAGGTAGTAAAGCCTTGGGACAACATTGCACTACTGTTACTTGTATCTAATAAACACTGATGTAAAACagcattaaaatgtaataatagaCATACATAGCTCCATATGGatgggtgtgtgtgtcactgGAGTGTAAAGTAAAAGAAGGTGAGATTTACTTTGTTGTATTTGTGGAGGGTCACTAGTTTGGCTATTGTGGCGCCAAACTAGTGACAACACAGATGAATATTAAAGTCCCCCAGTATAAGAATCCTTTCATAGTGAGGGATAAAACAGTGAGGGATAAAAAAAATCCGAAATAAACAAGTCATTATGTTTAGGTGGTTAGGTGACTATAATTAGATCCGCTTTACTTATGTTAAGTTGAAGTTTGAAAACCCTCTATTAAAGCTTTGAATCTGCACTCATTAAATTAAGAAGCATTAATATTAGGCCAAGAAAAAAACTGGATTAAAAACCTTTGTCCTGGTCCTGCGATGGTTGAGATTTCCTGAAGTCCTCCAACAGACTGATATGTCGATCAAGGAAATCATTATTCATTTGGGTCTTCATttccttcaacattttcaggTAGTCCACCAAGACTCCATTTTCGGTTAAGGCAGCTGGATGGAAAGTTTTGTATGAGTTATAGTTTGTATAAGTTATGTA
The genomic region above belongs to Pelmatolapia mariae isolate MD_Pm_ZW linkage group LG15, Pm_UMD_F_2, whole genome shotgun sequence and contains:
- the LOC134643539 gene encoding uncharacterized protein LOC134643539, with amino-acid sequence MDILLKEIRRKDEAAASVLEQAGLRAGSDLQLLTLQELGELLPGVENFKLRREIFDIIHTQKPIDVLIEEFKDFIPHESLRAALTENGVLVDYLKMLKEMKTQMNNDFLDRHISLLEDFRKSQPSQDQDKGEIMDILLKEIRRKDGKAASVLEEAGLRADSDLQSLTLQDLGELFPGVKNAKLRRKIFDVVHKQKPMDVLIKEFKDFIPHESLSDPLTENGVLVNYLKMLKEMKTQRNKVQEFLDAHINLLEDLRKSQPSQDKGKIMDILLKEIRRKDGKAASVLEEAGLRADSDLQLLTLQDLGLLFPGVKNAKQRIEIFAIIHTQKQIDVPIEEFKDFIPHESLSAALTENRVLVNYLKMLKEMKTQMNKVQDFLAAHINLLEDFRKSQPLQDQEKGSLSSSHNSQPSDPPQTQQAASSALHSSHSTTFKCDHPEKRQGSLSSSDNSQTGDPPQIQQDITASSAVMSPPSPTSTPDHPEKRSGSFSSSPAKRHNSQTSDPSQIQQDCSSRSRRLSRRSVSTHVQPQKRQVTFKMVVSGVTFDAHKQLLDRLTTSSGNKVLKLLSQEEGEVIIVFCPVVSRMGTDVEAATAKITGDKPVILVVMHHAYEAKPVPSVKTWKDSWKVVLCVHVFYHEKLHGLLPCQENNDAIFKIQTELLKYGVDITESTSGDTWNRAAKGSPSSPALNKAIEVTLPSLAPLSSSLPPSCSVSAV